In the Catenovulum adriaticum genome, CACTTGGGCTTGCTCTTGTTCTGCTTTGGCGATTGATAGTTCAATTTGGCGGTATTCTTGGTCGCCATCAATTATATATTCAATAGCGGTTTGTTCTAAGGCTGGTGTTTCTTGTTTTACGTTAGCAATAACCCAGTTGTTAGGTATGTGCAGTTCTCCTGCATCCACTTGTAAATACTGGTTAAATAATCCAAACAAGCTAGATTTACCGCAGCCATTTTTACCAATAAGACCCACTTTTTGGCCAGGGTGAATAACAGCACTAGCTCCTTCTAATAAAAAGTTCTGGCCACGTTGTAAGGAAATTTGTTGTATTGAAATCATTTATTACCGCAATTTGAGTGATAACTTTGAGATAGCGTAGTAAATCAGGCTATTATTTGCCTTGTTTTACAAATCAAAGTTGAAGTTATAGGGCTATTAAACGCTATGTTACTGGAATTAGACATGATAGTTAAATACACTCTTAACATATCTTTTAGCAATCAAATATATGGCGGCAAATTATGAAGCATAAAAAGCGTTTTATAGCAGGTGCTATATGTCAGCAATGCAAAGGACAAGATACGCTAATGTTATATAAAGAAAATGAAGTTGAAAAAGTTGAGTGCGTTGACTGCGGAGATATTAAAAGCCAAACCGATGCACAAGTAGCCGCTTCAAGTAAAAGAGAAGGTCAGGTTATTGGCTTATTTAAACCTGAATAATCATCCAATTTTAATACTGGCTTGAAGTCCAAAATTGCCTCAAGCCGTGATTATCTAAAGACTCATTTATTTATCTGTGTGCTGCCCAAGGATCCCAAGGTTCGTCTTGATCACGGTGGCTTCGTTTAGGATTGCTATTTTGTTTGTATGGGTCGTTACTGGCTCTATTGCTTGATCTATTCCTTGAGCTATTGTTAGGCTGGCTGCTTCTTTGTTTGGGTGGTGGCGCTTCACCTAACACTAATTCAATTGGCTGACGTGGCTTTTGGTGTTCTGGCACTATGCGCTCTCGAGGGGGCAGGGCATAGTTAGTATCATCTGGTTTTGGTAAATTTTTGTATTTGTATAAATAAAAAATCTCTAATTTTTCGCGCGCCCAAGCGGTCTTTTTTAAAAATTTAATGCTGGATTTAATGCAAGGTTTTTTATCAAAACATTTTATTCGAGTGTATTCGGCTAAAATTTCAAAACCATAATGTTCAACAAGCTCAGTTACTAAAGTCTCTAGCTTTAATCCGTGCAGTGGGTTATTTAAATAAGGATTTGTGTCTGTCATGCCATGGCCTTGTTTGCTTTGTCACTAATAATAAGATTATACCGTAAGCTGTGCTTTTAATTTGCTTAATTTGAAAAAAATTAAATTAATAGTAGACACAAGCCTATTATGTCTATAAAGTACTCATCAGCTAGAAAGAAAGTCTATAATTTACATCCTACATTTCGTTGTATTATTCGTAACACTCGTCCTGCAGTTTTTAAATCCAAGTCTATATTTTTCATGCAATTCGAGCCTCTTGAGGCAATATTATTTTTAAATTTCAGGATATTATTATGTCTAATACAACTACTGGTACAGTAAAATGGTTTAACGAAGCTAAAGGTTTTGGTTTCATCGAGCAAGAATCAGGTCCAGACGTTTTTGCACATTTCAGTGCAATCTCTAGCGAAGGTTTCAAAACTTTAGCTGAAGGCCAAAAAGTTCAGTTCGTAGTATCACAGGGTCAAAAAGGTCCTCAAGCTGAAAACATCGTTGCTCTTTAATTAGTAACTGATATTTTCAGAGGGTAAACCTAACGGGTTTGCCCTTTTTTTATGCCTAAAATAAACTCGTATTTACCCGCCTGAAACCCCCTGATAAAAAGTAAATAAAGATAAAATAACTAATACCCAAGCAAATATTTTTAATATTATGTTTGTATTTAATTTATTTGATAAAATTTGTCCTAAGTAGCTGCCCAGTATCCCAAAGCCTGAAAAGGTACTTATTAATATCCAATTTAGTTGTATTGAGTTAACGCTAAATACATAAAAGTATTGGCAAAATGCAATGCTTGAGTTGGCAAAAATCAAGACTAAACTAGTCGCGACTGCGT is a window encoding:
- a CDS encoding YheV family putative zinc ribbon protein; its protein translation is MKHKKRFIAGAICQQCKGQDTLMLYKENEVEKVECVDCGDIKSQTDAQVAASSKREGQVIGLFKPE
- a CDS encoding VF530 family DNA-binding protein, whose translation is MTDTNPYLNNPLHGLKLETLVTELVEHYGFEILAEYTRIKCFDKKPCIKSSIKFLKKTAWAREKLEIFYLYKYKNLPKPDDTNYALPPRERIVPEHQKPRQPIELVLGEAPPPKQRSSQPNNSSRNRSSNRASNDPYKQNSNPKRSHRDQDEPWDPWAAHR
- a CDS encoding cold-shock protein; translation: MSNTTTGTVKWFNEAKGFGFIEQESGPDVFAHFSAISSEGFKTLAEGQKVQFVVSQGQKGPQAENIVAL